The following are encoded in a window of Staphylospora marina genomic DNA:
- the murC gene encoding UDP-N-acetylmuramate--L-alanine ligase, which translates to MGKFHLIGIKGAGMSALAQVLHGMGHYVQGSDRTTRFFTQKPLESLSIPLLEFNPRNILKLDPGFTVVASNAWPDEHPEISLSRKLGLRFYRYHEFLGELIRPFTSISVTGAHGKTTTAGLMAHVFEEQGPVARIIGDGTGSGRTGDKWFILESCEYRRHFLAYHPDYAVITNVDFDHPDYFRDFHDTLQAFQQMVRQVKQAVIACGDDPGVRMLSFPGKVLFYGLEPANDLRAYHVMVDEHGTSFDVSFLGNFLGRFAIPLHGDHNVLNALAVIGTAVLEKLDMERVADRLKTFSGVRRRFVETPLDSNILIDDYAHHPAEVTATIRAARDKYPSRRLVAVFQPHTYSRLEHFLDGFARALGEADEVHVCDVFGSVRESTGTVDVTDLLERLPGARHLSRENVGELNRYEDSVILFMGAGDIQKYQRWLLESGDRTRNVE; encoded by the coding sequence ATGGGCAAATTTCATCTGATCGGGATCAAGGGTGCGGGGATGAGTGCACTGGCGCAAGTCCTCCACGGCATGGGCCATTACGTGCAGGGGTCTGACCGGACAACGAGGTTTTTCACTCAGAAACCGCTGGAGAGTCTGTCCATTCCCCTGCTGGAATTCAATCCGAGGAACATCCTCAAGTTGGATCCGGGATTTACGGTGGTTGCCTCCAACGCCTGGCCGGACGAACATCCGGAAATTTCCCTCAGTCGGAAGCTGGGACTTCGTTTTTACCGGTATCACGAGTTTCTCGGAGAGCTGATCCGGCCGTTCACCAGCATTTCCGTCACGGGGGCTCACGGCAAAACCACCACGGCCGGACTCATGGCCCATGTGTTTGAAGAACAGGGACCGGTTGCGCGGATCATCGGAGACGGAACGGGTTCGGGACGAACCGGTGACAAGTGGTTCATTTTGGAGAGTTGCGAATATCGCCGTCATTTTCTGGCGTATCATCCGGACTATGCGGTCATCACCAACGTGGATTTTGATCATCCCGACTATTTCCGTGATTTCCATGATACCTTGCAGGCTTTTCAACAGATGGTCCGGCAGGTGAAGCAGGCGGTGATCGCATGCGGGGATGACCCGGGAGTGCGGATGCTTTCGTTCCCCGGAAAAGTGCTCTTTTACGGCTTGGAGCCTGCCAATGATCTCCGGGCATATCACGTGATGGTCGATGAACATGGCACGTCGTTCGATGTGTCGTTCCTGGGGAACTTCCTCGGCAGGTTTGCCATCCCGTTGCACGGCGACCACAACGTGCTCAACGCATTGGCCGTCATCGGGACCGCCGTTCTGGAAAAGCTGGACATGGAAAGGGTGGCGGACCGACTCAAAACGTTTTCCGGAGTACGGAGGCGATTTGTCGAAACGCCGCTGGATTCCAACATTCTGATCGATGACTATGCGCACCATCCGGCGGAAGTGACCGCCACGATCCGCGCGGCCCGCGACAAATATCCGTCGCGGCGTTTGGTGGCCGTATTTCAGCCTCACACGTATTCCCGGCTTGAACATTTCCTGGACGGATTCGCACGGGCGCTCGGGGAAGCGGACGAGGTTCATGTCTGCGACGTGTTCGGTTCCGTCAGAGAATCGACGGGAACCGTGGACGTGACGGATTTGCTGGAGCGATTGCCCGGAGCACGACATCTCAGCCGGGAAAACGTGGGAGAATTGAACCGGTATGAAGATTCCGTGATTCTGTTCATGGGTGCGGGGGACATTCAGAAATACCAACGCTGGCTGTTGGAATCCGGAGATCGCACCCGCAACGTGGAATGA
- a CDS encoding pentapeptide repeat-containing protein, with protein MGRGVVGQGVSDVEWTDKEFVGEDFSNRELTGIRLIRCRFVGCSFKRAELSEAVTAGSVYDSCDFTDARMGASEHKKSAFLHGRFENTGLFSVRFEECKMTGSVFASASLRHSVIRGGDWSFVVLRGLDLSGMDWSEVCLKEADLGECRLDGANLRRSDLTRAVLQNASLKSADLRGTTLSEAILTDAVFRGARMGIEQAVAVAASLGALVEWQ; from the coding sequence ATGGGTCGGGGGGTTGTCGGACAAGGAGTGAGTGACGTGGAGTGGACGGACAAGGAATTTGTCGGTGAAGACTTCTCAAACCGGGAACTGACGGGCATCCGGCTCATCCGTTGTCGATTTGTCGGGTGTTCGTTCAAACGGGCCGAGCTGTCCGAAGCCGTCACGGCGGGAAGCGTGTACGATTCCTGCGATTTCACCGATGCCAGGATGGGAGCATCCGAACACAAGAAAAGCGCCTTTCTGCACGGGCGTTTTGAGAACACGGGTCTGTTTTCCGTCCGGTTTGAGGAGTGCAAAATGACCGGGAGCGTGTTTGCCTCCGCGTCTCTGAGGCATTCCGTCATTCGAGGCGGCGACTGGTCGTTCGTCGTGTTGAGGGGATTGGATTTGTCCGGCATGGATTGGTCGGAGGTTTGCCTGAAAGAGGCCGATTTGGGAGAATGCCGGCTGGACGGGGCGAATCTGCGCCGGAGCGATCTGACTCGCGCGGTTCTGCAAAATGCTTCTTTGAAATCGGCGGATCTTCGGGGGACCACGCTCTCGGAGGCAATCTTGACGGATGCCGTTTTCAGGGGAGCGCGAATGGGCATTGAACAGGCGGTGGCCGTTGCCGCTTCCCTCGGGGCCTTGGTGGAGTGGCAATGA
- a CDS encoding ATP-dependent RecD-like DNA helicase, with the protein MTVSQTQLELFGDCFVKGTFSQEIFYNEENGYGVFLMRVNESSEEADPEITVVGNMLRPHEEEMYVCYGEWREHPRFGRQFHAHRVERETPKTREAIIRYLSGGLFEGVGKKTAEKIVDHLGTDALVMISRNPDVLTRIKGISKAKAEKIADRLRENHALEEAMVFLYGFGIGPALAMRIIQLYKHETIDLVKENPYRLIDEVEGIGFRRADEIARAQGMAENAPERYRAAVMYVLKESAMSEGHVFLRRDELNTRVNELLGGNAEEWFDEDVRSDCLQLLIDEDRVVEEEDCYYLRSLYFAEYGLAKRTKELLESDMEVPFSVGELYGVIGEIEEELGVSYADRQREAMITALSSPLMILTGGPGTGKTTVIKGICRMYSKLFEVSIDPKDYEGSDRPYPIRLAAPTGRAAKRMSEATGLPAMTIHRLLGWKGEGFEHHSQNPFSGELLIVDEASMLDVWLANQLFRAVPAGMRVILVGDRDQLPSVGPGQVLHHLLAVEAIPRVELNEIFRQAEGSSIIRLAHELKRGKLPEDLTDPQPDRRFFECHRDQAVSVILQTVTGAIRRGYTLFDVQVLAPIYKGPAGVDRFNRELQQALNPPDPQKKEITWGESVFRLGDKVLQLVNHTEHPVYNGDMGVIISVDDEATGDRPVLWVRFDRLEVPYKRSQLGQISLAYACSVHKSQGSEFPIVVFPVLHAYRRMLARNLIYTAVTRSKSYLILCGEKEALAEGIRVVQGETRNSRLKLLIEEEW; encoded by the coding sequence ATGACGGTGAGCCAAACCCAATTGGAGCTTTTCGGGGACTGCTTCGTCAAAGGAACGTTTTCGCAGGAGATCTTCTACAACGAAGAAAACGGATACGGCGTGTTTCTGATGCGCGTCAATGAATCATCGGAAGAGGCGGATCCGGAGATCACCGTGGTCGGCAACATGCTCCGGCCGCATGAAGAGGAGATGTATGTCTGCTACGGCGAGTGGAGGGAACATCCGCGTTTCGGACGCCAATTTCATGCGCACCGGGTGGAACGGGAGACGCCGAAAACAAGGGAAGCGATCATTCGGTATCTGTCGGGCGGACTGTTTGAGGGAGTGGGCAAAAAAACGGCGGAAAAGATCGTGGATCACCTCGGAACCGATGCGTTGGTCATGATTTCGCGGAATCCGGACGTGCTGACCCGCATCAAGGGGATCTCCAAGGCGAAAGCGGAGAAAATCGCCGACCGGCTCCGGGAAAATCACGCGCTGGAAGAAGCCATGGTGTTCCTGTACGGATTCGGCATCGGTCCCGCACTCGCCATGCGGATCATTCAGCTTTACAAACATGAGACCATTGATCTCGTGAAGGAAAATCCGTACCGACTGATCGACGAAGTGGAAGGCATCGGTTTTCGCCGGGCGGATGAGATCGCCCGTGCACAGGGAATGGCCGAAAATGCGCCGGAACGCTATCGGGCGGCCGTGATGTACGTGCTCAAGGAGTCGGCCATGTCGGAAGGGCATGTGTTTTTGCGCCGGGATGAACTCAACACGAGGGTGAATGAACTGTTGGGAGGCAACGCGGAAGAATGGTTCGATGAAGACGTCCGAAGCGACTGCCTCCAGCTTCTGATCGATGAAGACCGCGTGGTGGAGGAAGAGGATTGCTATTACCTGCGGTCGCTGTATTTTGCCGAATACGGGCTGGCCAAGCGGACCAAGGAACTGTTGGAGTCGGACATGGAAGTCCCGTTCTCGGTCGGCGAGCTGTACGGAGTGATCGGGGAAATCGAAGAAGAATTGGGCGTTTCCTACGCCGACAGACAACGGGAAGCGATGATCACCGCTCTGTCTTCGCCGCTGATGATCCTCACGGGCGGGCCGGGAACCGGAAAAACCACGGTGATCAAAGGCATATGCCGCATGTACTCCAAGTTGTTCGAAGTGTCGATCGATCCGAAGGACTATGAGGGATCGGACCGGCCGTATCCCATCCGGTTGGCGGCACCCACCGGCCGGGCGGCCAAGCGGATGTCGGAGGCAACCGGGCTTCCGGCCATGACCATCCATCGCCTGTTGGGATGGAAAGGGGAAGGCTTTGAGCATCATTCCCAAAACCCGTTCTCCGGAGAGCTCCTGATCGTGGACGAGGCATCGATGCTCGACGTCTGGTTGGCCAATCAGCTGTTTCGGGCCGTTCCGGCGGGAATGAGGGTCATCCTGGTGGGGGACCGGGATCAGCTTCCCTCGGTCGGGCCGGGGCAGGTGCTTCATCATTTGCTGGCCGTGGAAGCCATCCCCAGGGTGGAATTGAACGAAATTTTCCGTCAGGCCGAAGGTTCTTCGATCATTCGGTTGGCTCATGAACTGAAACGGGGAAAGCTCCCGGAAGATCTGACCGACCCCCAGCCGGACCGTCGTTTTTTCGAATGCCACCGCGACCAGGCGGTTTCGGTCATCCTGCAGACGGTAACCGGCGCGATCCGCAGAGGGTACACCCTGTTTGACGTTCAGGTGCTGGCCCCCATCTACAAGGGGCCGGCCGGAGTTGACCGCTTCAACCGGGAATTGCAGCAGGCCCTCAACCCGCCTGACCCGCAGAAGAAGGAAATCACCTGGGGAGAATCGGTGTTCCGGTTGGGGGACAAGGTGCTTCAACTGGTGAACCATACCGAACACCCCGTGTACAACGGAGACATGGGCGTGATCATTTCCGTGGATGATGAGGCGACCGGAGACCGCCCGGTGCTTTGGGTACGGTTTGATCGTCTGGAAGTTCCCTACAAGCGGAGCCAATTGGGACAAATCTCCCTCGCGTACGCCTGTTCCGTTCACAAGTCCCAGGGTTCCGAATTCCCCATCGTGGTGTTCCCGGTTCTTCATGCATACCGCCGCATGCTTGCGCGAAATCTGATTTACACGGCCGTCACCCGCAGCAAATCGTATCTGATCCTCTGCGGGGAAAAAGAGGCGTTGGCCGAGGGAATCCGGGTGGTTCAGGGAGAAACGCGGAACAGCCGGTTGAAGCTGTTGATCGAAGAAGAATGGTGA
- a CDS encoding cysteine desulfurase family protein, translating into MAIYLDHAATTPLRPEVREAMLPYLDGVFGNPSSIHQYGREARNGLDRAREQVARAIGADPSRVYFTSGGTEADNLAIVGGATARLREGKNHVITTRIEHHAVLDACRHLERIGFDVTYLPVDRTGRVDPDELKRAVTDRTGLISVMYGNNETGTLQPVREIGEWARQRGILFHTDAVQALGMEELDVSGLPVDLLTVSGHKINGPKGAGALYIAPKAKIFPRAFGGQQERKIRPGTENVAGIVGFGKAAELATIEREEHRRHCLALRNTLLNELRRLNVPFVINGNPEHFLPHILNLGFPGADAETMLMNLDLEGVACSSGSACTSGTLQVSHVLDAMGVEEEILRSSLRFSFGYGNTEGQMKEAASLIARILQTVGQSG; encoded by the coding sequence ATGGCCATCTATCTGGATCACGCCGCCACCACTCCGCTGCGGCCGGAAGTCCGGGAAGCGATGCTTCCCTATTTGGACGGCGTTTTCGGAAATCCCTCCAGCATTCATCAATACGGAAGGGAAGCCAGAAACGGTTTGGACCGGGCGAGAGAACAAGTGGCGAGAGCCATCGGGGCGGATCCGTCCCGGGTGTATTTCACGAGCGGCGGAACGGAAGCCGACAACCTGGCAATCGTCGGGGGCGCCACCGCCCGGCTTCGGGAAGGAAAAAATCACGTCATCACGACCCGGATCGAGCATCACGCGGTGTTGGATGCGTGTCGACATTTGGAGCGCATCGGGTTTGACGTGACCTATCTGCCGGTGGACCGGACGGGCAGGGTGGACCCGGATGAATTGAAACGGGCGGTTACCGACCGCACCGGTTTGATCTCCGTGATGTACGGAAACAACGAAACCGGCACGCTGCAGCCGGTGCGCGAAATCGGAGAATGGGCCCGCCAAAGAGGCATCCTGTTTCATACGGATGCCGTCCAGGCGTTGGGAATGGAGGAATTGGATGTTTCCGGCCTTCCGGTGGATTTGTTGACCGTGTCCGGCCACAAGATCAACGGCCCGAAAGGCGCGGGAGCTCTGTACATTGCCCCGAAGGCCAAGATCTTTCCGCGGGCGTTCGGCGGTCAACAGGAACGGAAAATCCGACCGGGGACCGAGAACGTGGCCGGGATCGTCGGCTTCGGAAAAGCGGCGGAGCTGGCCACGATCGAGCGGGAAGAACATCGCAGGCATTGCCTCGCGCTCCGAAACACCCTGCTGAATGAACTCAGACGCCTGAATGTTCCGTTCGTCATTAACGGAAACCCGGAACATTTCCTTCCCCACATCCTGAACCTGGGCTTTCCGGGAGCGGACGCGGAAACGATGCTGATGAATCTGGACCTGGAAGGAGTCGCCTGCTCCAGCGGTTCCGCTTGCACGTCCGGCACGCTTCAGGTGTCTCACGTCCTTGATGCCATGGGGGTGGAGGAAGAGATTCTGCGCTCCTCCCTGAGGTTCAGTTTCGGATACGGAAACACCGAAGGGCAAATGAAGGAAGCAGCTTCCCTCATCGCACGGATTTTGCAAACCGTGGGCCAATCCGGATAA
- the cymR gene encoding cysteine metabolism transcriptional regulator CymR, whose product MKISTKGRYGLTIMMDLASHYGKGPIPLKSVAERHDLSEHYLEQLIAPLRNAGLVRSVRGAYGGYKLAKPPDEITAGDIIRVLEGPISPVEFTEEEDPGRRDLWKRIRDAIAKELDSTTLSSLIHYSRDGQNDHYMFYI is encoded by the coding sequence TTGAAAATATCGACAAAGGGACGGTACGGCCTGACGATCATGATGGATCTGGCTTCCCATTACGGGAAGGGACCGATTCCTCTGAAGAGCGTGGCCGAACGGCATGATTTGTCCGAACATTATCTGGAACAGCTGATCGCACCGCTTCGCAATGCCGGCCTGGTCCGCAGTGTCCGGGGGGCATACGGCGGATACAAACTGGCGAAACCGCCGGATGAAATCACGGCCGGCGACATCATCCGCGTTTTGGAAGGTCCCATCAGCCCGGTGGAGTTCACGGAAGAGGAAGATCCGGGGCGGAGAGACCTGTGGAAACGAATCCGCGACGCCATCGCGAAAGAACTGGACTCCACGACGTTGTCCAGCCTGATCCATTATTCCCGAGACGGACAGAATGACCATTACATGTTCTACATCTGA
- a CDS encoding YczE/YyaS/YitT family protein: MNGKTSVHLAKQAVFFFAGLWILSWGIVCTVKADLGVAPWDTLHIGLSMVLGLTIGFWMTVVGILIVGLTCLLTREWPRWGTLGNMLFVGPFVDAIMWMELVPDPESLVGRWGLFFIGLLLIAAGVGMYIAPKVGAGPRDGLTLELSRLSGWSIGRVRTIMEMTVLCAGWLLGGPIHIGTLFFCVFTGPLMQASIRLFDRVWGNWLKRGDRLENIDKGTVRPDDHDGSGFPLREGTDSSEERGRTA, translated from the coding sequence ATGAACGGAAAGACCTCTGTTCATTTGGCCAAACAGGCAGTTTTTTTCTTTGCGGGATTGTGGATTCTCTCATGGGGAATCGTATGTACCGTCAAGGCGGACCTCGGAGTGGCCCCTTGGGATACCCTTCACATCGGTCTGTCCATGGTGCTGGGGCTGACCATCGGCTTTTGGATGACCGTCGTCGGCATCCTGATCGTCGGGTTGACGTGCCTGCTCACCCGGGAGTGGCCACGTTGGGGAACATTGGGCAACATGCTGTTCGTCGGTCCGTTCGTCGATGCGATCATGTGGATGGAACTGGTGCCGGATCCGGAGAGTCTTGTCGGGCGTTGGGGATTGTTTTTCATCGGTCTGCTCCTGATTGCCGCGGGGGTCGGGATGTACATCGCACCGAAAGTGGGAGCGGGACCGAGGGACGGCTTGACGCTGGAGCTCTCCCGCCTGAGCGGGTGGTCGATCGGCAGAGTTCGTACTATAATGGAAATGACAGTTTTGTGTGCCGGTTGGCTGCTGGGTGGGCCCATACATATCGGAACCCTCTTTTTTTGTGTCTTCACGGGCCCGCTCATGCAAGCATCGATCCGGTTGTTTGACCGGGTGTGGGGGAATTGGCTGAAACGGGGTGACAGACTTGAAAATATCGACAAAGGGACGGTACGGCCTGACGATCATGATGGATCTGGCTTCCCATTACGGGAAGGGACCGATTCCTCTGAAGAGCGTGGCCGAACGGCATGA
- a CDS encoding replication-associated recombination protein A has product MDLFEYGASLERSRREPLASRMRPTRLDEVVGQRHLIGPGKLLRRMIEADRLTPMILHGPPGTGKTTLAHVIASCTKARFEQLNAVTAGVPDLRRVIAEAKEALHLYGTRTVLFVDEIHRFNKAQQDALLPHVENGTVILIGATTENPSFEVNKALLSRSRVFRLQPLSAEDLRLLLERALSDREKGLGEWDVRVDEEAMDHLVRVSGGDARVALAGLELAVLTTSPGPDGIRHITLEVAEQSAQKRVIRYDKSGDQHYDAISAFIKSMRGSDPDAAVYWLAKMLQAGEDPRFIARRVFIHAAEDVGMADPRALLIASAAAHAVDFVGMPEAQIPLAQAVIYIATAPKSNSVVKAIGEANACVESETTGEVPPHLRDAHYAGAREAGHGKGYLYPHDFPRGWVNQEYLPEEHRGKRFYHPSPHGYERKLTEFLRWMKEE; this is encoded by the coding sequence ATGGACCTGTTTGAATACGGCGCCAGCTTGGAACGAAGCCGCCGGGAACCCCTTGCCTCCCGGATGCGCCCCACCCGACTGGACGAAGTGGTGGGTCAACGGCATCTGATCGGCCCGGGAAAACTGCTTCGCCGGATGATCGAAGCTGACCGGCTCACTCCGATGATTCTGCACGGACCGCCCGGAACCGGGAAAACCACGCTGGCCCACGTGATCGCCTCATGCACCAAGGCGCGTTTTGAGCAGCTCAATGCGGTGACGGCCGGCGTTCCCGATCTTCGCCGGGTGATCGCGGAGGCAAAAGAAGCCCTCCATTTATACGGCACCCGGACCGTCCTGTTTGTCGACGAAATCCACCGTTTCAACAAGGCGCAACAAGACGCCCTGCTTCCCCATGTGGAAAACGGGACCGTCATCCTGATCGGCGCCACCACCGAAAATCCGTCATTTGAGGTCAACAAGGCCCTGTTGTCCCGCTCCAGGGTGTTCCGGCTCCAACCCTTGTCCGCGGAAGACCTGCGACTCCTGTTGGAGCGGGCGTTGTCCGACAGGGAAAAAGGATTGGGAGAATGGGACGTTCGCGTGGATGAAGAAGCGATGGACCATTTGGTCCGCGTTTCCGGCGGGGATGCCAGGGTGGCACTTGCCGGCCTCGAACTGGCCGTATTGACCACCTCCCCCGGGCCGGACGGAATCCGGCACATCACCCTGGAAGTGGCCGAACAATCGGCACAAAAGCGGGTGATCCGCTATGACAAGAGCGGGGATCAACACTATGATGCGATTTCCGCCTTCATCAAAAGCATGCGGGGCTCCGATCCCGATGCGGCCGTCTATTGGTTGGCCAAAATGCTTCAGGCCGGGGAAGACCCGCGGTTCATCGCCCGCAGGGTGTTCATCCACGCCGCCGAAGACGTGGGAATGGCCGATCCCCGTGCTTTGTTGATCGCATCCGCCGCAGCTCACGCCGTTGATTTCGTCGGCATGCCGGAGGCACAGATTCCGCTGGCCCAAGCGGTCATCTACATCGCCACCGCTCCGAAAAGCAACTCGGTCGTCAAAGCCATCGGAGAGGCCAACGCCTGCGTGGAGTCGGAAACCACCGGGGAAGTCCCGCCGCACTTGCGGGATGCGCATTATGCCGGAGCCCGGGAAGCGGGGCACGGCAAAGGGTACCTTTACCCTCACGACTTTCCCCGCGGGTGGGTCAACCAAGAGTATCTGCCGGAGGAACATCGGGGCAAACGGTTTTATCACCCGTCGCCGCACGGTTATGAACGGAAACTCACCGAATTCCTTCGCTGGATGAAGGAAGAATAG
- a CDS encoding spore coat protein: MRTQGQPENQTLNPNVSSPQLNHGAHEIHDVREVLTCAVNIADQYLMLISQAQDPELRDILTRQRQFMIQEYNTLVECFRTGQDPSTPTGSYEMKQGNNVEYGNGQMQSVAPAASPNEIDDRRISSQALGLMKSSALAKTKAACEVTNPVVRRVLADSAPNCVEMAYELFLYQNKRGYYPVQQLPQDQAIQLLNSFQPASDASVPGAPQTNHMQ, encoded by the coding sequence ATGAGAACGCAAGGACAGCCGGAAAACCAAACGCTCAACCCGAATGTTTCCTCCCCGCAACTGAACCACGGGGCGCATGAAATCCACGATGTGCGCGAAGTGCTCACCTGTGCGGTCAACATCGCGGACCAATATTTGATGCTGATCTCCCAAGCTCAGGATCCGGAATTGCGCGACATCCTGACCCGGCAACGCCAATTCATGATTCAGGAATACAACACGCTGGTGGAGTGCTTCCGCACCGGTCAAGATCCTTCCACCCCGACCGGATCTTATGAAATGAAGCAAGGCAACAACGTGGAATACGGGAACGGGCAAATGCAATCCGTGGCTCCGGCCGCTTCGCCGAATGAGATCGACGACCGGAGAATCTCGTCCCAAGCCTTGGGATTGATGAAATCCTCCGCGCTCGCCAAGACGAAAGCCGCCTGCGAAGTGACCAACCCGGTGGTTCGCCGCGTTCTCGCGGACAGCGCGCCCAACTGCGTCGAAATGGCATATGAACTGTTCCTGTACCAAAACAAACGCGGCTATTACCCGGTTCAGCAACTTCCGCAAGATCAAGCCATCCAGTTGCTGAACTCCTTCCAACCGGCATCCGATGCTTCCGTTCCGGGAGCTCCCCAAACCAACCACATGCAATAA
- a CDS encoding 5' nucleotidase, NT5C type, with product MRLGVDIDGTVKDTHRAAVEVYNRELGKNVRAEDVTEFHLDNAYGLTRQEGRKLWRKLEAEIYSLGVPLPHAPEVLSDLVAKGHEVFFITARPAIGKVERVTRDWLKRHGFPYDGKNLVMNAFDKAKKAREAGVELFFEDAPEHLANLYRNGIPTVVVDAVYNRDIPWPLPRIHDWREVYDLLESRMAKT from the coding sequence ATGAGACTCGGTGTGGACATTGACGGTACGGTCAAAGATACCCATCGGGCCGCGGTGGAAGTGTACAACAGAGAGCTCGGAAAAAACGTTCGCGCGGAAGACGTGACCGAATTTCATCTGGACAACGCGTACGGACTGACGCGGCAAGAAGGTCGCAAATTGTGGAGGAAGCTGGAAGCGGAGATTTATTCCCTCGGGGTTCCGCTTCCACATGCGCCGGAAGTGCTCTCCGACCTGGTGGCCAAAGGGCATGAAGTGTTTTTCATCACCGCCAGACCCGCGATCGGGAAAGTCGAACGGGTGACCCGGGATTGGCTGAAACGGCACGGTTTTCCGTACGACGGGAAAAACCTGGTGATGAATGCGTTCGACAAAGCGAAGAAAGCCCGTGAAGCGGGAGTGGAACTCTTTTTCGAAGATGCCCCCGAACACCTGGCGAACCTGTACAGAAACGGCATTCCCACGGTGGTCGTCGACGCCGTTTACAACCGGGACATCCCCTGGCCGCTTCCCCGCATTCATGACTGGCGTGAAGTGTATGACCTGCTGGAGTCGAGAATGGCCAAAACCTAG
- a CDS encoding bifunctional helix-turn-helix transcriptional regulator/GNAT family N-acetyltransferase, with protein MKSMEEKVNAIRRFNRFFTRQIGVLQEGLLHSPYSLTEARVLFELAQDREWTMTGLSRELGMDPGYLSRILQRFEQKGLIEKVRSDADARQRILSLTEEGRKEFAILDKRSGKEVAEWLEGLPPGEDERLLQAMKTIEEVFVRRGRFSGAEPFLLREPEPGDMGWVIHRHGVLYAREYGWNEQFEALVARIVSEYLNHHDPDRERCWIAEMNGKNVGSVFVTKDSEEVARLRLLLVEPEARGFGLGRRLVEECIRFARRRGYKKMVLWTNSVLKDARRIYKNFGFELVHAENHHMFGEDEVGETWELTL; from the coding sequence ATGAAGTCGATGGAAGAGAAAGTGAATGCCATTCGTCGATTCAACCGTTTTTTCACCCGCCAGATCGGGGTTTTGCAGGAAGGGCTGCTGCACAGTCCGTATTCCCTGACGGAGGCCAGAGTCCTGTTTGAATTGGCACAGGACCGGGAGTGGACCATGACGGGACTGTCCCGTGAACTGGGCATGGACCCGGGATATCTCAGTCGGATCCTGCAACGATTTGAACAAAAAGGTCTGATCGAAAAAGTCCGGTCGGATGCGGATGCCAGGCAACGCATTCTTTCACTGACGGAGGAAGGACGGAAGGAATTTGCCATCCTGGATAAGCGGTCCGGAAAGGAAGTGGCCGAGTGGTTGGAGGGCTTGCCTCCGGGAGAAGATGAGCGCCTTCTGCAAGCGATGAAGACCATTGAAGAGGTGTTTGTCCGCCGGGGACGCTTCAGCGGAGCGGAGCCGTTCTTGCTGAGAGAACCCGAGCCGGGGGACATGGGGTGGGTGATTCACCGACACGGCGTGCTGTACGCGAGGGAATACGGATGGAATGAACAGTTTGAGGCATTGGTGGCCCGGATTGTTTCGGAATATTTGAATCATCACGATCCGGACCGCGAACGCTGCTGGATTGCGGAAATGAACGGGAAAAACGTGGGGTCCGTCTTCGTCACGAAAGATTCCGAGGAGGTGGCGAGACTCCGCCTGCTGCTTGTGGAGCCGGAAGCTCGAGGCTTCGGGTTGGGGCGACGGCTGGTGGAGGAATGCATCCGGTTCGCGCGGCGACGGGGCTACAAGAAAATGGTGCTGTGGACGAACAGTGTTCTCAAAGATGCCCGCCGGATCTACAAAAATTTTGGGTTTGAATTGGTTCATGCGGAGAACCATCACATGTTCGGCGAGGATGAGGTTGGTGAAACCTGGGAATTGACCTTGTGA